Proteins found in one Methanospirillum hungatei JF-1 genomic segment:
- a CDS encoding response regulator, with protein MGRILIVDDTLFMRTLLKNILSSGGHEIVGEAEDGDIGVTKYRELKPDLVTMDVVMPKMNGIEALKAIKALDANAKVIMCTAVGQEQMVKLAIKSGARGYIVKPFQAPKVLEEIGNVLGA; from the coding sequence ATGGGACGAATCCTGATTGTCGATGATACATTGTTTATGCGGACCTTGCTCAAGAACATACTCAGCTCCGGGGGACACGAGATCGTCGGGGAAGCTGAAGATGGTGATATCGGCGTTACCAAATACCGAGAATTGAAACCTGACCTTGTTACGATGGATGTGGTCATGCCAAAGATGAATGGCATTGAGGCATTAAAAGCCATCAAAGCACTTGACGCCAATGCAAAAGTGATCATGTGCACGGCGGTTGGTCAGGAACAGATGGTGAAACTTGCAATTAAAAGCGGAGCGAGAGGTTATATTGTAAAGCCGTTCCAGGCTCCAAAGGTTCTGGAAGAAATTGGAAATGTCCTTGGTGCTTAA
- the cheB gene encoding chemotaxis-specific protein-glutamate methyltransferase CheB: MIRVLVIDDSLFIRTVVQDMLSDDPDIQIVGVASDGLEALDKIRELKPDLITLDIEMPRLDGLSMLERKKEIDRFPKTLVLSSLTSEGAEMTKRAIALGADDFMLKPRGIKNIREIGGELKHKIKNICTIAYITAKPVLKDSNARNVVLIGSSAGGPPMLDTIVSKLPSDLNAAVIITQHMPKGGFTAALAARLNRISPLQIRETENGDVLKNGTVLVSRAGFHTIISSVLDKGGSQSGKIILTDSPPVHNVKPAVDKTFISAAQVFGNHCVTAILSGMGNDGGEGTEAIKKAGGVTIVCREEDCLVYGMARSALSRNCVDHVLSLQAIPEKIVETIRAMNG, encoded by the coding sequence ATGATCAGGGTTCTCGTCATCGACGATTCACTCTTTATCAGGACTGTAGTACAGGACATGCTTTCCGATGATCCGGATATTCAGATTGTTGGTGTCGCATCTGATGGTCTTGAAGCGCTGGATAAGATCAGGGAACTGAAACCAGATCTTATCACCCTGGACATAGAGATGCCGAGGCTTGACGGATTGTCAATGCTTGAGAGGAAAAAGGAGATTGACAGGTTTCCTAAAACCTTGGTTTTAAGCTCTTTGACTTCTGAAGGGGCAGAGATGACAAAGCGGGCTATTGCTCTTGGTGCTGATGACTTTATGCTGAAACCAAGAGGAATTAAGAATATCCGTGAGATTGGTGGAGAGTTAAAGCATAAAATAAAAAATATCTGTACGATCGCCTACATTACGGCAAAACCTGTACTAAAGGATAGTAATGCCAGGAATGTTGTGCTTATCGGTTCATCAGCCGGAGGACCACCGATGCTTGATACAATCGTGTCAAAACTACCCTCAGATCTGAATGCAGCGGTGATTATCACTCAGCACATGCCCAAAGGCGGATTTACTGCAGCACTTGCGGCGCGTCTGAACAGAATCTCACCATTGCAGATTCGGGAAACGGAGAACGGGGATGTTTTAAAAAACGGTACCGTTCTCGTCTCCAGAGCAGGATTTCATACCATTATTTCGTCTGTCCTTGACAAAGGTGGCAGTCAGAGTGGCAAAATTATCCTGACAGACTCTCCACCGGTTCATAATGTAAAACCCGCGGTAGATAAGACGTTCATCTCTGCAGCGCAGGTGTTTGGCAATCACTGTGTCACCGCAATTTTATCCGGGATGGGAAATGATGGTGGCGAAGGTACCGAGGCGATAAAAAAGGCAGGCGGAGTCACGATAGTATGCAGGGAAGAGGACTGTCTTGTCTACGGGATGGCGCGTTCAGCATTATCCCGGAACTGTGTGGATCATGTGCTCTCTTTGCAGGCAATTCCTGAAAAGATCGTTGAAACTATCAGGGCAATGAACGGGTGA
- a CDS encoding ATP-binding protein codes for MSDLDAYRSLYVAESRENLEGIVSNLLVLEKGTDSHAIDEIFRSAHSLKGMSASMGFSHMEEICHALEDVFSQIRSGRLEVTQSLVDDLLGGADDIELMIDEIEAGGDGQLDHKDQRVKSLKRWLSADEEKEVVKPAPKTPAPIEPPSSDTAGDMYEGPAYDQDYGSGCLTYTITFSLADNVDNKNLRGMLILQNLESIGEIVTCSPERTIVEDDENFTGNVTLEFRTNAGKSAIETILGVSDIKTRTISEPAIPAEVSGVPQAKDEPAIPLTKGPSDTGFRYEIHVEISSSVDSRNLRSMLLLQNLEGLGTILHLSPKREIIEDSDTYNGVMDILLSTVEPQEKIHALLKGSDIKNYSVRVEVPEISKEPGAALEGSDSTSFAGIRASSADKAEKKREVKNIRVDIDRLDHMMNLVEDLVINRGRLEQIAQQYKIKELDETLNMVGRSVSDLQVMMMDIRMIPLNHIFNRFPRTVRDIAAKEGKEVDFVVEGGDTELDRSVMDGLNDPLLHLIRNALDHGIEPPDVRIANGKNPKGRLTLSASRDKDNVIIVIEDDGGGVNVEKIKKKAIERGLITEEIAASMSDQDAYDLLFQPGFSTADKITDISGRGVGLDVVKTTIASLQGTIKLESVPGQGSRFELVLPPTMAIVMVMMIRINGKRCAIPITNVAEVASLAAFPIQNIGNGEGLLMRDEIIVLYRLDDMLGRSKSEEVIVVLQNGNRKGAIIADLIEGQQEVVIKPLSKFVGACEGVSGVTIPGDGEVVPVLDVKAILREGGQKSGRKSGGRRVKKMIKNVIADGDLAISEQQADELRELGNIGAAHAATTLSTILSTMIQIRVPEIILVNLANLRNYLDDVMAAMTVFQIQGQIKGEGYLILHIPEDSIIRLTNIMIGTTELNREIDDMDRSAINEIGNIMTSSFLDACATLLNIIMIPSPPSMVIDMPHAALESIIATQEIKENVDEVVLFRTELTCATHEIKANIILLPSRSLLAEIFARMENVIAVAKSG; via the coding sequence ATGTCTGATCTGGATGCATACCGGAGTCTCTATGTTGCAGAATCGCGGGAAAACCTTGAGGGTATTGTCAGCAATCTTCTAGTTCTGGAAAAGGGTACAGATTCTCATGCGATAGATGAGATCTTCCGGTCTGCTCATTCACTCAAGGGCATGTCTGCATCCATGGGATTTTCACACATGGAAGAGATCTGTCATGCTCTTGAGGATGTCTTCTCACAGATCAGGAGTGGCCGACTTGAGGTAACCCAGTCACTGGTTGATGATCTCCTCGGTGGTGCAGATGATATCGAACTGATGATTGATGAGATCGAGGCTGGTGGTGATGGACAGCTGGATCATAAGGACCAGCGGGTAAAAAGTCTGAAACGCTGGCTGTCAGCGGATGAAGAGAAGGAGGTGGTAAAACCTGCACCAAAGACCCCTGCACCTATAGAACCTCCCTCATCTGATACAGCTGGTGATATGTATGAAGGTCCTGCATATGATCAGGATTACGGGTCAGGTTGTCTGACATACACAATAACGTTCTCACTTGCTGACAATGTAGATAACAAAAACCTTCGTGGGATGCTGATACTTCAGAATCTGGAAAGTATCGGCGAGATTGTTACCTGTTCTCCTGAACGGACTATCGTTGAGGATGATGAGAATTTCACCGGGAACGTCACCCTGGAATTTCGGACAAATGCCGGAAAGAGTGCAATAGAAACCATTCTCGGTGTATCGGATATTAAAACCCGGACGATCTCTGAGCCTGCCATACCCGCTGAAGTATCTGGTGTTCCCCAGGCGAAAGATGAACCTGCCATTCCTCTAACAAAGGGTCCTTCAGACACCGGTTTCAGGTATGAAATCCACGTGGAGATTTCGTCTTCGGTTGATTCACGTAATCTTCGTTCAATGCTGCTCCTTCAGAACCTTGAGGGGCTCGGAACCATTTTACATCTCTCTCCAAAGCGTGAGATCATCGAGGATAGCGATACATACAACGGGGTTATGGATATTCTCCTCAGTACAGTCGAGCCACAGGAGAAGATCCATGCCCTGCTCAAGGGTTCAGATATCAAAAATTATTCTGTCAGGGTAGAAGTACCCGAGATTTCAAAAGAACCCGGCGCTGCCTTGGAGGGTTCAGATAGTACCTCTTTTGCCGGAATCCGAGCATCATCAGCAGATAAGGCAGAGAAAAAACGGGAAGTTAAAAATATCCGGGTTGATATTGACCGGCTTGACCATATGATGAACCTGGTTGAGGATCTGGTCATCAATCGTGGCCGCCTTGAGCAGATCGCCCAGCAATATAAGATTAAAGAACTCGATGAAACCCTCAACATGGTCGGCAGATCGGTATCTGATCTGCAGGTCATGATGATGGACATCCGGATGATTCCGCTGAATCATATCTTTAACCGGTTTCCACGAACGGTCCGTGACATTGCTGCCAAAGAAGGAAAAGAAGTTGACTTCGTGGTCGAGGGTGGTGACACGGAACTTGACCGGTCGGTTATGGACGGTCTGAATGATCCGCTTTTACATCTTATCAGAAACGCTCTTGATCACGGCATTGAACCACCGGATGTCAGGATAGCAAACGGGAAAAACCCGAAAGGCAGGCTGACCCTCTCCGCATCCAGGGACAAGGATAATGTCATTATTGTCATTGAAGATGACGGTGGCGGTGTCAACGTTGAGAAGATTAAAAAGAAGGCTATTGAACGGGGTCTTATCACCGAAGAGATTGCAGCATCAATGAGTGATCAGGATGCATATGATCTCCTCTTCCAGCCCGGGTTTTCAACGGCAGATAAGATCACTGATATCAGCGGCCGGGGGGTAGGCCTCGATGTCGTGAAGACCACAATTGCCTCATTACAGGGCACAATAAAACTTGAGTCTGTTCCTGGTCAGGGGAGCAGATTTGAGCTGGTCCTGCCTCCGACGATGGCAATTGTGATGGTAATGATGATCCGGATCAATGGGAAGCGGTGTGCCATCCCGATTACCAACGTTGCTGAGGTTGCAAGCCTTGCTGCATTCCCTATCCAGAACATCGGCAATGGAGAAGGTCTGCTGATGCGGGATGAGATCATTGTTCTTTACCGGCTTGATGATATGTTAGGCCGATCCAAGTCAGAAGAGGTCATCGTCGTTCTTCAGAATGGGAACCGGAAGGGTGCCATCATCGCAGATCTCATTGAAGGGCAGCAGGAGGTGGTTATAAAACCACTTTCGAAGTTTGTCGGAGCATGTGAGGGTGTCAGTGGTGTTACGATTCCAGGTGACGGGGAAGTAGTGCCGGTTCTTGATGTGAAGGCAATTCTTCGGGAAGGAGGACAGAAATCCGGACGAAAATCAGGCGGAAGGAGGGTGAAAAAGATGATAAAAAATGTGATAGCAGACGGAGATCTGGCTATTAGTGAACAACAGGCCGATGAACTGAGGGAACTTGGAAATATTGGCGCAGCTCATGCTGCAACAACCCTGTCTACAATTCTGAGTACGATGATACAGATCCGGGTGCCTGAGATCATCCTGGTCAATCTTGCGAATCTGCGCAATTATCTTGATGATGTCATGGCCGCCATGACGGTCTTTCAGATACAGGGCCAGATCAAAGGTGAAGGGTATCTTATACTGCACATTCCTGAGGATTCGATCATCAGGCTTACCAATATCATGATTGGGACGACTGAGCTGAACCGGGAGATTGATGACATGGACCGGAGTGCCATCAATGAGATCGGGAATATTATGACCTCATCGTTCCTTGATGCATGTGCCACTTTGCTGAATATCATCATGATCCCCTCCCCTCCCTCTATGGTCATTGATATGCCTCATGCTGCGCTTGAATCCATTATTGCTACCCAAGAGATTAAGGAGAATGTTGATGAAGTGGTGTTGTTCAGGACTGAACTGACCTGTGCAACCCATGAGATTAAAGCAAATATAATCCTCCTTCCAAGCAGATCCCTGCTTGCAGAAATTTTTGCCAGAATGGAGAATGTCATAGCGGTAGCAAAATCAGGCTGA
- a CDS encoding chemotaxis protein CheD — MSETITGSDQREVIIIGIGEWSTGDTVMTSIGLGSCIGLVIHDETRKIGGLAHVMLPKSSGKPNERAGKYADTAVEVLIKELTQKGSKVSNLKAKLAGGASMFQNFSGNLNIGERNAEALKAILKELSIPIVREDLGGTIGRTVTYYPKENGRLVIRQADGTTREI, encoded by the coding sequence ATGAGCGAGACAATTACCGGCAGTGACCAGCGTGAGGTCATCATCATCGGTATTGGTGAATGGAGTACAGGGGATACTGTCATGACATCCATAGGTCTTGGTTCCTGCATCGGTCTTGTAATCCATGATGAAACACGAAAGATCGGTGGTCTTGCCCATGTCATGCTTCCAAAATCAAGCGGGAAACCAAATGAAAGGGCGGGAAAATACGCTGATACCGCGGTTGAAGTTCTGATTAAGGAACTTACGCAAAAAGGAAGCAAGGTAAGCAACCTGAAGGCAAAACTTGCCGGTGGCGCCTCCATGTTTCAGAACTTTTCAGGAAACCTGAATATCGGTGAGCGGAATGCTGAAGCACTCAAGGCCATCTTAAAAGAATTATCCATCCCAATTGTCCGGGAAGACCTGGGCGGGACCATTGGAAGGACAGTAACCTATTATCCAAAAGAAAACGGCCGGTTAGTCATCAGGCAGGCTGACGGAACAACAAGAGAAATTTAA
- a CDS encoding tetratricopeptide repeat protein: MDAALRREVRNLLRMGESALERKDYDQASFLFRKAFTQDPDNVAAIINLGYTYVKMGRFSHARKCFTTALDIDPENPVARKNLTLLMRPGVKTDQYRPKYRSRPEEEIYIRYMQWGNLLMDQKNYYAAIQYFESASAIHPDFIEPFIKIGLSYEELGEYSLACRAFEEALGIYAADPVAKEHLERCQSFEGQPKRETASPSDKTPSEPVRTAHALTDDELYEESPVPEEKTPGVKPSEPQKPQTEADIVMSILAQYSSDQEPSSEESSEPEKKPSKPVPEPGISADDPVMSILMQYKDEIPEDGTADTEQNPAEEQIPRTGAAPLTNTMKDKSIKDFRVDLNDNQKDALRELGNIGASHAATTLSTMLNTPIMLNVPEISIVDLHAINEQIEQGLSAMVVFTMEGQMAKAGYVILHVPQESVIQMTSIMLGLPIEPDRPLNEMDESAINEIGNIMVSAFLDGTAELLGIIMLPSPPRTIFDLPKNVFDLVIKESNILYDNVVFFKTELICDEHELSLNIFMLPNPPVLLDIVKMLEKIIEDSAAGM; this comes from the coding sequence ATGGATGCCGCATTACGCCGGGAGGTCAGAAATCTACTCCGTATGGGTGAATCAGCCCTTGAAAGGAAGGACTATGATCAGGCATCATTTTTATTCAGGAAAGCCTTCACACAGGACCCGGATAATGTTGCTGCGATAATAAATCTCGGGTATACCTATGTAAAAATGGGAAGGTTTTCCCATGCGAGAAAGTGTTTCACGACAGCACTTGATATTGACCCAGAGAACCCGGTCGCACGCAAAAACCTCACACTCCTGATGCGTCCCGGAGTGAAAACCGATCAATACCGTCCGAAATACCGGTCCAGGCCTGAAGAGGAGATTTATATCAGGTACATGCAATGGGGGAATCTCCTCATGGACCAGAAAAACTACTATGCGGCGATCCAGTATTTTGAATCCGCCAGCGCCATTCACCCGGATTTTATTGAACCGTTTATTAAAATTGGTCTTTCATACGAGGAACTGGGAGAATACTCTCTTGCGTGCAGAGCATTTGAAGAGGCCCTCGGAATTTATGCGGCTGATCCGGTGGCAAAAGAGCATCTGGAGCGATGCCAGTCCTTTGAAGGCCAGCCTAAACGGGAAACCGCATCCCCATCTGATAAAACTCCTTCTGAACCGGTAAGAACTGCACATGCACTGACTGATGATGAGTTATATGAAGAATCACCCGTACCAGAGGAAAAGACTCCGGGGGTAAAACCATCTGAACCTCAAAAACCCCAGACTGAAGCAGATATTGTTATGTCCATCCTCGCCCAGTACTCTTCTGACCAGGAACCTTCATCAGAAGAGAGCAGCGAACCAGAGAAAAAACCATCAAAGCCGGTACCGGAACCCGGAATATCTGCTGATGATCCGGTCATGAGCATCCTCATGCAATACAAGGATGAGATCCCTGAAGATGGAACCGCTGATACTGAACAGAACCCGGCTGAGGAACAAATTCCCCGGACTGGGGCAGCACCGCTAACCAATACTATGAAAGATAAATCAATCAAAGATTTCCGGGTAGATCTGAATGATAATCAAAAAGATGCGCTCAGGGAACTAGGGAATATTGGTGCTTCTCATGCAGCAACCACGCTCTCCACGATGCTGAACACCCCCATAATGCTGAATGTTCCGGAGATAAGTATCGTAGACCTTCATGCCATTAATGAGCAGATTGAACAGGGCCTTTCTGCCATGGTCGTCTTTACCATGGAAGGTCAGATGGCAAAAGCCGGGTATGTCATCCTCCATGTCCCACAGGAGTCAGTCATTCAGATGACCAGTATCATGCTTGGACTGCCCATTGAACCTGACCGGCCGCTTAATGAGATGGATGAGAGTGCCATCAATGAGATAGGGAACATCATGGTATCGGCCTTTCTTGATGGCACTGCAGAATTACTGGGAATTATTATGCTTCCCTCACCACCCAGGACAATTTTTGATCTCCCGAAAAATGTCTTTGATCTTGTGATTAAAGAAAGCAATATTCTCTATGATAATGTTGTCTTTTTCAAGACTGAACTGATATGTGATGAACATGAGCTCAGTCTGAACATATTTATGCTGCCAAACCCGCCGGTCTTGCTTGATATCGTTAAGATGCTTGAAAAGATAATCGAAGATTCAGCGGCAGGGATGTAA
- a CDS encoding pyruvoyl-dependent arginine decarboxylase, producing MMVPRRVFFTGGVGVHKDRLASFEAALRSAGIEMFNIVNVSSIFPPNCIEISREEGLSMLKPGEIVYTVMARNDTNEPNRLMSAAIGLAVPEEKNHYGYLSEHHSYGETQLQAGEYAEDLAATMLATTLGIEFDPDTAWQEREQIYKASGKIIKTSHICTSEKGDPDGRWTTVLAAAVFVM from the coding sequence ATGATGGTCCCGCGGAGAGTCTTCTTCACCGGAGGGGTTGGAGTTCATAAAGACCGGCTGGCATCCTTCGAAGCCGCACTGCGATCAGCAGGTATTGAGATGTTTAACATTGTCAATGTCTCAAGTATTTTTCCTCCAAATTGCATCGAGATATCACGGGAGGAAGGCCTGAGCATGTTAAAACCTGGAGAGATCGTGTATACGGTAATGGCCAGGAATGACACCAATGAACCAAACCGCCTGATGAGTGCTGCGATAGGTCTTGCTGTTCCTGAGGAGAAAAACCACTACGGCTATCTTTCAGAACATCATTCCTATGGGGAGACCCAGCTCCAGGCAGGAGAGTATGCGGAGGATCTTGCAGCAACCATGCTTGCAACCACCCTTGGTATTGAATTTGATCCTGACACCGCATGGCAGGAGCGGGAGCAGATTTACAAGGCAAGTGGCAAGATAATCAAAACATCACATATATGCACATCAGAAAAAGGTGACCCGGACGGCCGGTGGACAACCGTTCTTGCTGCAGCTGTATTTGTCATGTAA
- the carA gene encoding glutamine-hydrolyzing carbamoyl-phosphate synthase small subunit has translation MKAVLGLENGRYFFGEGFGVEGETGGELVFTTQMTGYMEALTDPSYHGQILLFTYPLIGNYGVDPENFQNPRVWAGGCVIHELCRKPAQSPPLHSFFEEQGLLGISGIDTRHLTISIREQGTVRAALITGSDDWKAAVEMARKTPDITAQSLIPDVSCKKPWHNPGTGPKVAVLDLGIKTNMLKSLSSRGGDLYVFPHDAKADEILACRPDGLFISNGPGDPKQAQMTIATVRELIGQMPVFGICMGNQVCGLALGADCKKMKFGHRGANQPVRCIDGSISITSQNHGFVVDGDTLPEGCRITYVNCNDGTLEGFEDPSLGIYCVQFHPEAHAGPHDTEEKYFDTMFRRMV, from the coding sequence ATGAAGGCAGTGCTCGGACTCGAGAATGGACGATATTTCTTCGGAGAGGGCTTTGGAGTTGAGGGTGAAACAGGAGGCGAACTCGTGTTTACAACCCAGATGACCGGATACATGGAAGCTCTCACTGATCCGAGTTATCATGGTCAGATTCTTCTTTTCACCTATCCGTTAATTGGAAATTACGGCGTTGATCCAGAAAACTTTCAAAATCCGCGTGTCTGGGCAGGGGGGTGCGTTATCCACGAACTCTGCCGGAAACCCGCGCAATCACCTCCTCTCCACTCTTTTTTTGAAGAACAGGGTCTTCTTGGGATATCCGGGATTGATACCCGCCATCTTACGATTAGCATTCGTGAACAGGGAACCGTTCGTGCTGCTCTTATCACCGGGAGTGATGATTGGAAGGCAGCGGTTGAGATGGCACGGAAAACCCCGGATATCACCGCACAATCCCTCATTCCTGATGTCAGTTGTAAAAAACCATGGCATAATCCTGGTACCGGACCCAAAGTTGCTGTTCTGGATCTTGGAATCAAGACAAACATGCTTAAATCTCTCTCATCGCGTGGCGGCGACCTCTATGTCTTTCCTCATGATGCAAAAGCTGATGAGATTCTTGCCTGTCGTCCGGATGGGCTCTTCATCAGTAATGGTCCGGGCGATCCTAAACAGGCACAGATGACCATTGCAACGGTCCGCGAACTGATTGGCCAGATGCCTGTCTTTGGTATTTGTATGGGGAATCAGGTATGTGGTCTCGCTCTTGGTGCAGACTGCAAAAAGATGAAGTTCGGACACCGGGGTGCAAACCAGCCGGTCAGATGCATTGATGGGAGTATTTCCATTACATCCCAGAATCACGGATTTGTTGTTGACGGCGATACCCTTCCGGAAGGATGCAGAATTACCTATGTAAACTGCAATGACGGGACTCTTGAAGGTTTTGAGGATCCCTCACTTGGTATCTATTGCGTTCAGTTTCATCCGGAAGCGCATGCAGGACCGCATGATACTGAAGAAAAATATTTTGATACCATGTTTCGGAGGATGGTCTGA